One genomic segment of Nerophis lumbriciformis linkage group LG20, RoL_Nlum_v2.1, whole genome shotgun sequence includes these proteins:
- the LOC133619228 gene encoding uncharacterized protein, with amino-acid sequence MDDYCYAKMATSAKREHERESTSSKSPTEIKTKDEDVQQLIGNPEEVSPQLGGSSTLKQETPQPPCIKKEEEELCITQEGECLLGREEADYTKFPLSILSVKTEDDEEKPQVDNLLAPLSDSEAEDEVEEPLSSDKDCEGDMRTHTDNKHSECSTKKRGETCLSCSVCAESFTKKSSLTRHMRTHTGEKPFSCSVCGKRFSRNFGLTEHMRTHTGEKPFSCSVCGNSFSQNSNLTQHMRTHTGENPFKCSVCGNSFSLNSNLTQHMRTHTGEKPFKCSVCGNSFSLNSNLTQHMRTHTGEKPFNCSVCGKSCSVKRNLAEHMRTHTGEKPINCSVCGNGFSQNSYLTQHMKTHTGEKPFSCSVCSKSFSVKCSLIKHMRTHQDEKPYKCSVCGKSFSVKRILTRHMRTHWTKTI; translated from the exons atggacgactactgctatgctaagatggcgacgtccgctaaaagagaacatgaaagagaatcaacttccagcaaatcaccaacggagataaagacgaaagatgaag acgtccagcagctgatcggtaatccagaagaagtttcccctcagttaggggggagctccactttgaagcaggagactccacaaccaccctgcattaaaaaggaagaggaggaactctgcatcactcaggagggagagtgtcttctaggacgagaggaagctgattacaccaagtttccactgagtattctctctgtgaagactgaagatgatgaagagaaaccacaagtagacaacctcttagctccactatcagatagtgaggctgaagacgaggttgaagaacctttgagcagcgataaagactgtgaaggtgatatgaggactcacactgacaacaaacactctgaatgctctacaaagaagagaggtgaaacatgtttgagctgctcggtttgtgctgaaagttttactaaaaagagcagtttgactcgacacatgagaacacacacaggtgaaaaaccattcagttgttcagtttgtggcaaaaggttttctcgaaattttggtttgactgaacacatgagaacacacacaggagaaaaaccattcagttgttcagtttgtggcaacagtttttctcaaaatagcaatttgactcaacacatgagaacacacacaggtgaaaatccatttaagtgttcagtttgtggcaacagcttttctctaaatagcaatttgactcaacacatgagaacacacacaggtgaaaaaccatttaagtgttcagtttgtggcaacagcttttctctaaatagcaatttgactcaacacatgagaacacacacaggtgaaaaaccatttaattgttcagtttgtggtaaaagctgtTCTGTTAAGAGAAATTtggctgaacacatgagaacacacacaggtgaaaaacccattaattgttcagtttgtggcaatggcttttctcaaaatagctatttgactcaacacatgaaaacacacactggtgaaaaaccatttagttgttcagtttgtagcAAAAGCTTTTCCGTTAAGTGCAGTTTgattaaacacatgagaacacaccaagatgaaaaaccatataagtgttcagtttgtggcaaaagcttttctgttaagagaatattgactcgacacatgagaacacactggACTAAGacaatttaa